From one Onychomys torridus chromosome 12, mOncTor1.1, whole genome shotgun sequence genomic stretch:
- the LOC118594328 gene encoding cytochrome c oxidase copper chaperone: MPGLAAASPAPPEAQEKKPLKPCCACPETKKARDACIIEKGEEHCGHLIEAHKECMRALGFKI, encoded by the exons ATGCCTGGTCTGGCCGCCGCCAGCCCTGCCCCGCCTGAGGCTCAGGAGAAGAAGCCGCTGAAGCCTTGCTGCGCCTGCCCGGAGACCAAGAAGGCGCGCGATGCGTG CATCATTGAGAAAGGAGAAGAACACTGTGGACATCTCATCGAGGCCCACAAGGAGTGCATGAGAGCCCTGGGGTTTAAGATATGA